A single genomic interval of Arctopsyche grandis isolate Sample6627 chromosome 8, ASM5162203v2, whole genome shotgun sequence harbors:
- the Brd8 gene encoding bromodomain containing 8 isoform X2: MSVQEKVVVVKRAPLDPWSKRELLWLVCAVSRNGDQNWVSVCRALRSLAAEGARPQDWFTQRTCAAQYGALLERAEPPRNRKKRAHDGAAPSHTPPHPANTDTPLQTILKRLTQDRVAELQKILSEDKQTYDKTKDEVKELLNNPSDSRVRAMAAALETHQRLRQRELAKQTQWLREREDRKSENSWRRPESDIPHSSPLLTSLLQSSVPVNQITPTEHIPPTIPTIPILIDKVVPEIPVTTDDSQSLSTNKIPNHGLQKLEQSKSERLKIEQIKSELQKIEQSFIANSNTDSDSVLNILPQLHSVSSTELPIIKDPPATESKSSEKIEIDDIEIKAEDVYAFSDIDLDIPPVSSIHKSSIEDVQSTEQDDLPGSNESVPTDNLSDISPSDMTIAADPDEMPKPTIDTNTVCDVSSQEQIVPDAFDSKSSEKSADTSIKAIIAAEIALEIKTEEANTPAVVNPEEEDSDSEMNQSVSELKKDLDAKKNQDSVDENPEPIISDTKENVTVDVPEIPQETSTSEDLPATEIVDVVKTVEQLAEESHSEMYDDAPMEVVREDKPGKKRDYSRKKTEKEERPSPIREIESIPVKSEFNDEIGSDNSQESSDKKLLSRKLKSELSGSRSESPATPVDSLPNSPAPATPPSNSSHNTSHSTSEQDKDYRIWKKSVSLALNRLCALKYASLFLRPITDEQAPGYSQAIKKPMDLSTIRRNIDLGVIKTTQEFHRDVLLMLTNALMYNRTDHRVYTMAQDTIREAISEINLLLQAQAHAAAQTPTLSRLTRPPRPASRSAGTPLKRKRGGGSDTPTSKKRRVDEN; the protein is encoded by the exons ATGTCGGTCCAAGAGAAGGTGGTGGTGGTGAAGCGGGCGCCCCTGGATCCGTGGAGCAAGCGGGAGCTGCTGTGGCTGGTGTGCGCCGTTTCGCGCAACGGAGACCAGAACTGGGTGTCGGTGTGCCGGGCGCTGCGGTCGCTGGCGGCTGAGGGCGCGCGCCCCCAGGACTGGTTCACGCAACGAACGTGCGCGGCGCAGTACGGCGCACTGCTCGAGCGCGCGGAGCCCCCGCGCAACCGCAAGAAGCGCGCCCACGACGGCGCGGCGCCCTCCCACACCCCGCCCCACCCCGCCAACACCGACACTCCGCTGCAGACCATCCTCAAGCGGCTGACCCAGGATCGGGTAGCCGAGTTGCAGAAGATTTTGTCCGAGGATAAACAAACTTATGATAAAACCAAG GATGAAGTTAAAGAACTGTTGAATAATCCAAGCGATTCACGTGTCAGAGCGATGGCAGCCGCTTTAGAAACTCACCAACGACTTCGTCAACGCGAACTAGCCAAACAGACTCAGTGGCTACGTGAACGCGAAGATCGTAAATCAGAAAATAGTTGGCGACGTCCAGAATCTGATATACCGCACTCCTCACCCCTGCTTACATCTTTACTACAAAGTTCAGTACCTGTAAATCAAATCACCCCAACAG aaCATATACCGCCGACTATTCCGACGATTCCTATTTTGATTGACAAAGTAGTGCCAGAAATACCTGTGACTACAGACGATTCTCAATCACTGTCTACCAATAAGATTCCAAACCATGGATTGCAAAAACTGGAACAGAGCAAATCGGAACGGTTAAAAATTGAACAGATCAAATCGGAACtgcaaaaaattgaacaaagctTCATCGCCAATTCCAATACAGATTCGGATTCTGTATTAAATATCTTGCCCCAGTTGCACTCTGTTTCGTCAACTGAACTACCGATCATTAAAGATCCACCCGCGACGGAATCAAAATCTTCCGAGAAAATTGAAATCGATGATATTGAAATAAAGGCCGAGGACGTTTATGCTTTCTCGGATATAGATCTGGATATTCCACCCGTGTCGTCGATTCACAAATCTTCTATCG AAGACGTGCAATCTACGGAACAAGATGATTTACCCGGTTCAAATGAATCTGTGCCCACGGACAACTTGTCTGATATTTCACCTTCAGATATGACAATAGCGGCTGATCCAGATGAAATGCCCAAACCTACCATCGACACAAACACCGTGTGTGATGTTTCATCTCAAGAACAAATTGTCCCTGATGCGTTTGATAG CAAAAGTTCAGAAAAGAGTGCCGATACAAGTATCAAAGCTATCATTGCGGCTGAAATTGCACTGGAGATTAAAACGGAGGAAGCAAACACTCCTGCTGTGGTAAATCCCGAAGAAGAAGATAGTGATAGTGAAATGAACCAAAGtgtttcagaattgaagaaggATTTGGACGCTAAAAAGAATCAAGACAGTGTCGACGAAAACCCCGAGCCAATTATATCCGATACAAAGGAAAATGTTACTGTCGATGTGCCCGAAATTCCCCAAGAAACG AGTACATCGGAAGATTTACCGGCAACGGAAATTGTGGATGTCGTTAAAACTGTGGAACAATTGGCCGAAGAGTCACATTCGGAAATGTATGATGACGCTCCAATGGAAGTCGTGAGAGAAGACAAGCCGGGTAAAAAGAGGGATTACTCTAGGAAAAAGACCGAGAAAGAAGAGCGTCCCAGTCCTATTAGAGAAATTGAAAGTATTCCCGTCAAATCAGAATTTAACGATGAAATTGGATCTGATAATTCTCAAGAGTCTTCCGACAAAAAGTTGCTCAGTAGAAAACTTAAATCTGAat TGAGCGGTTCACGTTCTGAAAGTCCAGCTACACCAGTTGACTCTTTGCCGAATAGTCCAGCACCAGCTACACCACCGTCGAATTCGTctcacaatacatctcataGCACGTCAGAGCAAGACAAAGATTATAGAATTTGGAAAAAATCCGTCAGTTTGGCGTTAAATAG ATTATGTGCGTTGAAATATGCTTCACTATTTCTTCGTCCTATCACCGATGAACAAGCTCCCGGCTATAGTCAAGCAATAAAAAAACCCATGGATCTTTCGACTATTCGTCGCAATATTGATTTGGGCGTTATAAA AACGACACAAGAATTTCACCGGGACGTGTTGCTGATGTTGACAAACGCTCTAATGTACAACAGAACTGATCATCGGGTGTATACTATGGCCCAGGATACGATTCGAGAAGCAATATCGGAAATCAATCTATTGCTGCAAGCGCAGGCACATGCAGCTGCTCAAACTCCGACCCTTTCTCGTCTCACTAGACCTCCTCGTCCCGCTTCTAGATCTGCTGGTACACCGCTGAAGCGTAAGAGGGGTGGAGGCAGCGATACACCCACTAGCAAAAAACGACGTGTCgatgaaaattga
- the Brd8 gene encoding bromodomain containing 8 isoform X1: MSVQEKVVVVKRAPLDPWSKRELLWLVCAVSRNGDQNWVSVCRALRSLAAEGARPQDWFTQRTCAAQYGALLERAEPPRNRKKRAHDGAAPSHTPPHPANTDTPLQTILKRLTQDRVAELQKILSEDKQTYDKTKDEVKELLNNPSDSRVRAMAAALETHQRLRQRELAKQTQWLREREDRKSENSWRRPESDIPHSSPLLTSLLQSSVPVNQITPTEHIPPTIPTIPILIDKVVPEIPVTTDDSQSLSTNKIPNHGLQKLEQSKSERLKIEQIKSELQKIEQSFIANSNTDSDSVLNILPQLHSVSSTELPIIKDPPATESKSSEKIEIDDIEIKAEDVYAFSDIDLDIPPVSSIHKSSIGRTLHSDKNLFNKRELTSSISGVEDVQSTEQDDLPGSNESVPTDNLSDISPSDMTIAADPDEMPKPTIDTNTVCDVSSQEQIVPDAFDSKSSEKSADTSIKAIIAAEIALEIKTEEANTPAVVNPEEEDSDSEMNQSVSELKKDLDAKKNQDSVDENPEPIISDTKENVTVDVPEIPQETSTSEDLPATEIVDVVKTVEQLAEESHSEMYDDAPMEVVREDKPGKKRDYSRKKTEKEERPSPIREIESIPVKSEFNDEIGSDNSQESSDKKLLSRKLKSELSGSRSESPATPVDSLPNSPAPATPPSNSSHNTSHSTSEQDKDYRIWKKSVSLALNRLCALKYASLFLRPITDEQAPGYSQAIKKPMDLSTIRRNIDLGVIKTTQEFHRDVLLMLTNALMYNRTDHRVYTMAQDTIREAISEINLLLQAQAHAAAQTPTLSRLTRPPRPASRSAGTPLKRKRGGGSDTPTSKKRRVDEN; encoded by the exons ATGTCGGTCCAAGAGAAGGTGGTGGTGGTGAAGCGGGCGCCCCTGGATCCGTGGAGCAAGCGGGAGCTGCTGTGGCTGGTGTGCGCCGTTTCGCGCAACGGAGACCAGAACTGGGTGTCGGTGTGCCGGGCGCTGCGGTCGCTGGCGGCTGAGGGCGCGCGCCCCCAGGACTGGTTCACGCAACGAACGTGCGCGGCGCAGTACGGCGCACTGCTCGAGCGCGCGGAGCCCCCGCGCAACCGCAAGAAGCGCGCCCACGACGGCGCGGCGCCCTCCCACACCCCGCCCCACCCCGCCAACACCGACACTCCGCTGCAGACCATCCTCAAGCGGCTGACCCAGGATCGGGTAGCCGAGTTGCAGAAGATTTTGTCCGAGGATAAACAAACTTATGATAAAACCAAG GATGAAGTTAAAGAACTGTTGAATAATCCAAGCGATTCACGTGTCAGAGCGATGGCAGCCGCTTTAGAAACTCACCAACGACTTCGTCAACGCGAACTAGCCAAACAGACTCAGTGGCTACGTGAACGCGAAGATCGTAAATCAGAAAATAGTTGGCGACGTCCAGAATCTGATATACCGCACTCCTCACCCCTGCTTACATCTTTACTACAAAGTTCAGTACCTGTAAATCAAATCACCCCAACAG aaCATATACCGCCGACTATTCCGACGATTCCTATTTTGATTGACAAAGTAGTGCCAGAAATACCTGTGACTACAGACGATTCTCAATCACTGTCTACCAATAAGATTCCAAACCATGGATTGCAAAAACTGGAACAGAGCAAATCGGAACGGTTAAAAATTGAACAGATCAAATCGGAACtgcaaaaaattgaacaaagctTCATCGCCAATTCCAATACAGATTCGGATTCTGTATTAAATATCTTGCCCCAGTTGCACTCTGTTTCGTCAACTGAACTACCGATCATTAAAGATCCACCCGCGACGGAATCAAAATCTTCCGAGAAAATTGAAATCGATGATATTGAAATAAAGGCCGAGGACGTTTATGCTTTCTCGGATATAGATCTGGATATTCCACCCGTGTCGTCGATTCACAAATCTTCTATCGGTAGGACTTTGCACTCTGATAAAAATCTATTCAATAAGCGCGAGCTTACGTCGAGTATTTCTGGTGTAGAAGACGTGCAATCTACGGAACAAGATGATTTACCCGGTTCAAATGAATCTGTGCCCACGGACAACTTGTCTGATATTTCACCTTCAGATATGACAATAGCGGCTGATCCAGATGAAATGCCCAAACCTACCATCGACACAAACACCGTGTGTGATGTTTCATCTCAAGAACAAATTGTCCCTGATGCGTTTGATAG CAAAAGTTCAGAAAAGAGTGCCGATACAAGTATCAAAGCTATCATTGCGGCTGAAATTGCACTGGAGATTAAAACGGAGGAAGCAAACACTCCTGCTGTGGTAAATCCCGAAGAAGAAGATAGTGATAGTGAAATGAACCAAAGtgtttcagaattgaagaaggATTTGGACGCTAAAAAGAATCAAGACAGTGTCGACGAAAACCCCGAGCCAATTATATCCGATACAAAGGAAAATGTTACTGTCGATGTGCCCGAAATTCCCCAAGAAACG AGTACATCGGAAGATTTACCGGCAACGGAAATTGTGGATGTCGTTAAAACTGTGGAACAATTGGCCGAAGAGTCACATTCGGAAATGTATGATGACGCTCCAATGGAAGTCGTGAGAGAAGACAAGCCGGGTAAAAAGAGGGATTACTCTAGGAAAAAGACCGAGAAAGAAGAGCGTCCCAGTCCTATTAGAGAAATTGAAAGTATTCCCGTCAAATCAGAATTTAACGATGAAATTGGATCTGATAATTCTCAAGAGTCTTCCGACAAAAAGTTGCTCAGTAGAAAACTTAAATCTGAat TGAGCGGTTCACGTTCTGAAAGTCCAGCTACACCAGTTGACTCTTTGCCGAATAGTCCAGCACCAGCTACACCACCGTCGAATTCGTctcacaatacatctcataGCACGTCAGAGCAAGACAAAGATTATAGAATTTGGAAAAAATCCGTCAGTTTGGCGTTAAATAG ATTATGTGCGTTGAAATATGCTTCACTATTTCTTCGTCCTATCACCGATGAACAAGCTCCCGGCTATAGTCAAGCAATAAAAAAACCCATGGATCTTTCGACTATTCGTCGCAATATTGATTTGGGCGTTATAAA AACGACACAAGAATTTCACCGGGACGTGTTGCTGATGTTGACAAACGCTCTAATGTACAACAGAACTGATCATCGGGTGTATACTATGGCCCAGGATACGATTCGAGAAGCAATATCGGAAATCAATCTATTGCTGCAAGCGCAGGCACATGCAGCTGCTCAAACTCCGACCCTTTCTCGTCTCACTAGACCTCCTCGTCCCGCTTCTAGATCTGCTGGTACACCGCTGAAGCGTAAGAGGGGTGGAGGCAGCGATACACCCACTAGCAAAAAACGACGTGTCgatgaaaattga
- the LOC143915741 gene encoding uncharacterized protein LOC143915741 encodes MECRLCLRSAPAETSVSIHNHPHPLVQCILTSYQSQANKDDMLPDTICFLCKNNLELLSNFKNTCIKSEETQKQKLAEILNIKTEEIILDDLIWEDEIGINSTSNVRRPAVDDEINKLELNNPGKEFSEGVHSKQNAKKNSPILQGKPTRENPYKCEMCSKSFVVKLSLVDHINHHKGIKPYRCEVCSKSFTSWHGLKRHKKTHIEEKRFRCEMCSKSFTAKPSLVEHMNLHKGIKPFQCDICSVSYSHSSTLRQHKYSH; translated from the exons ATGGAATGTAGACTTTGTCTCCGTTCTGCTCCAGCCGAGACTTCTGTCTCCATTCATAATCATCCTCATCCACTAGTTCAATGCATTTTGACCAGCTACCAGTCACAA GCTAATAAAGATGATATGTTACCAGATACGATATGTTTTTTGTGTAAAAACAATCTTGAATTGTTAAGCAATTTCAAAAACACTTGTATTAAGAGTGAAGAAACACAGAAACAAAAGCTggctgaaattttaaatatcaaaactgAAGAAATTATATTGGATGATTTGATTTGGGAGGATGAAATTGGTATTAATTCAACATCGAATGTCCGTCGACCAGCTGTTGACGATGAGATTAATAAATTAGAGTTGAACAATCCAGGGAAAGAATTTTCGGAAGGAGTCCATTCAAAGCAAAACGCCAAGAAAAATTCACCA aTACTTCAAGGAAAACCCACACGGGAAAACCCGTACAAATGTGAAATGTGTTCTAAATCGTTCGTTGTTAAGCTTTCCCTCGTGGACCATATCAATCATCACAAAGGAATAAAACCATACCGTTGCGAAGTTTGTTCGAAATCATTTACTTCTTGGCACGGCTTGAAGCGACATAAGAAAACTCACATCGAGGAGAAACGGTTCAGATGCGAAATGTGTTCTAAATCGTTCACTGCTAAACCTAGTCTCGTGGAACATATGAATCTCCACAAAGGGATTAAACCATtccaatgtgatatttgttcggTTTCATACTCTCATAGTTCTACCCTCAGGCAACATAAATACTcacactga
- the LOC143915251 gene encoding transmembrane protein 209: MDSHRKSPLISKTIDVNYASFKRKASIKWGCINAALFSVFTYDLRYKCPYYTTSFHYIEYILTAIFGLNTLYHCIRYLYYAFTLSPVVVTPSQKKLLGFKDNDTSFKYKSPSIQKSPVIDKSPSPPFNLSNRLSNSRFSNSSMNDTMNQSMASSSWAYTRGSPPLANYQPHHLDFGRQSDSITDEQSLQEYLRTIDEQEKIAALNSSLENSPKEVNIFWNHPSSMAIKDVSPMFKRTQYQLAPLNSEIPHMPGVNEEGSPKSHHSSPQVWNRLHLDPQLLIQWNANLRKWISTTILDRVVKEIKVIDDSLLKYGLADVRVGHVGLDRLKKIAQTVQIMQQIPTLSVLVPFMEISSNQEYVVQRIKELSSVGCMSDFKWNGGGNLHGKSWDESLPTDSAIVMHFFATYLDTQLMPVTQNPEGLPFTSQHFCKIPDKPSKTADSLIIHQTSVMPPHFILFVGEEPWEIPKGRNNLIHTLLLFLYTVATKHHGMLGRVNLGKSGVNVLWVVDQ, encoded by the exons AT GGACTCCCACCGGAAGTCGCCACTAATATCCAAAACCATAGATGTTAACTACGCATCGTTCAAAAGAAAAGCATCAATAAAATGGGGATGCATCAATGCTGCTCTTTTTTCTGTTTTTACTTATGACTT GAGATACAAATGCCCTTATTATACCACATCGTTTCATTACATAGAATACATACTGACGGCAATCTTCGGATTGAACACACTCTATCACTGCATTCGTTATTTATATTACGCATTCACGCTGTCGCCTGTGGTAGTGACTCCAAGCCAAAAGAAACTGTTGGGCTTCAAAGACAACG ATACTTCATTCAAGTATAAATCGCCATCGATCCAAAAGTCTCCGGTTATCGATAAGAGTCCGTCGCCGCCTTTCAATTTGTCGAATAGGCTCAGCAATTCTAGATTTAGTAATTCGTCGATGAACGACACTATGAATCAGTCGATGGCTTCTTCGTCATGGGCGTATACAAGAGGATCTCCGCCTTTAGCTAATTATCAGCCACACCATTTAGATTTTGGAAGGCAGTCTGATTCAATAACTGATGAGCAATCATTACAAGAATATTTAAG gACAATCGACGAACAAGAAAAAATAGCTGCTCTCAATAGTAGTTTGGAAAACAGTCCGAAAGAAGTCAACATATTTTGGAACCATCCTTCCAGCATGGCAATTAAAGACGTATCGCCAATGTTTAAACGTACTCAGTATCAGCTCGCTCCTCTTAACTCCG aaATTCCGCACATGCCTGGTGTGAATGAAGAAGGTTCACCGAAATCCCATCATAGTTCGCCTCAAGTCTGGAATAGACTTCATTTAGATCCCCAGCTGTTGATTCAATGGAATGCTAATCTTAGAAAG TGGATTTCGACTACCATTCTCGACCGAGTCGTCAAGGAAATTAAGGTGATCGATGACAGTCTTCTCAAGTACGGCCTGGCCGATGTAAGAGTCGGTCACGTTGGACTGGATAGATTGAAGAAAATTGCACAGACGGTACAAATCATGCAACAGATTCCGACGCTATCGGTTCTCGTCCCGTTCATGGAAATATCCAGCAATCAAGAATACGTCGTACAACGCATCAAAG aattatCGTCTGTTGGTTGTATGAGCGATTTTAAATGGAACGGTGGGGGTAATTTACATGGGAAAAGTTGGGATGAAAGTTTACCTACCGACTCGGCA attgtaATGCATTTTTTTGCAACATATTTGGATACGCAATTGATGCCAGTCACTCAAAATCCTGAAGGACTTCCATTTACGTCACAGCATTTCTGTAAAATACCAGATAAACCCAGTAAAACTGCCGATTCGTTGATAATCCATCAGACATCTGTTATGCCTCCTCATTTTATTCTGTTTGTTGGAGAAGAACCTTGGGAGATTCCTAAG GGGCGCAACAACCTAATACACACGTTATTGTTGTTCCTTTACACAGTCGCTACGAAACATCATGGAATGTTGGGACGAGTCAATTTAGGAAAATCTGGTGTGAATGTACTTTGGGTCGTcgatcaataa
- the pch2 gene encoding pachytene checkpoint 2 protein produces MDFVSTNGFHHTMEKSLKPSLYLEVLQKSTSNAPEKQVVSSTLDLLNRFGSVDIGRTFIHRDLLPNDLLHTHVDKITVCDDEDSEHKATVLLKDVQIHVRVYRLLEGGSGDDELLTNGEDQMELQVPAATRTRLPAKELSGLWDSLIFDTSVKLNTLNLVQSSLLFADRKVDPNLLAINRVILLHGPPGTGKTSLCRALAQKLSIRLNDRYLRAQLVEINSHSLFSKWFSESGKLVFKLFSKIHEYVEDSDCFVCVLIDEIESLAHARKVALSGLEPSDSIRTVNAILTQLDKLKSFPNVLVLTTSNLTGAIDIAFVDRADIKQYVGLPSVAAIYKIYHSFITELMRVDIITPTEHLFTYNMLAMCKFEDNISTTSSLKLLDLAKSSVGLSGRTLRKIPFLAHALHVRRQTIDFGSFLKAMSLTIANSLADSETFCQDLKNVKLE; encoded by the coding sequence ATGGACTTCGTATCGACCAATGGTTTTCACCATACCATGGAGAAGTCGCTCAAGCCATCTTTGTATCTGGAAGTATTGCAAAAATCCACATCCAACGCACCCGAAAAGCAAGTGGTTTCATCCACCCTGGATCTCCTCAACCGTTTCGGCAGCGTAGACATAGGAAGAACTTTCATACACCGCGACCTACTTCCGAACGATTTACTCCACACTCACGTCGATAAGATCACCGTTTGCGACGACGAGGACTCGGAACACAAAGCCACTGTACTATTGAAAGACGTGCAGATACACGTCCGAGTCTACCGATTGTTGGAAGGCGGAAGCGGAGACGATGAACTGCTAACAAACGGCGAGGATCAAATGGAGCTGCAAGTTCCAGCTGCGACTCGTACCCGTCTACCCGCCAAGGAACTATCCGGCCTGTGGGATTCTTTAATATTCGACACATCCGTCAAGTTGAATACACTCAACTTGGTACAATCTAGCCTCTTATTCGCTGACCGAAAAGTAGATCCTAACTTATTGGCTATCAATAGGGTTATATTGTTGCACGGACCTCCCGGCACCGGTAAAACTAGCTTGTGTAGAGCATTGGCCCAGAAGTTATCTATCCGATTGAACGACCGCTATCTTCGAGCACAGCTAGTCGAGATCAACAGTCACAGCCTCTTCTCAAAATGGTTCTCAGAGAGTGGTAAACTGGTCTTTAAGCTGTTCAGTAAAATACATGAATACGTCGAAGACTCCGACTGCTTCGTCTGCGTACTGATAGATGAGATAGAATCCTTGGCACATGCCCGGAAAGTAGCCTTGTCCGGTTTAGAGCCGTCAGACTCGATCCGCACAGTCAACGCTATCCTTACTCAATTGGACAAATTGAAATCCTTTCCGAACGTTCTTGTATTGACCACTTCGAATTTGACCGGGGCTATAGATATAGCGTTCGTTGACAGGGCCGATATCAAACAGTACGTTGGTCTGCCGTCGGTGGCCGCtatctataaaatatatcaCTCTTTCATTACAGAGTTGATGCGAGTCGATATCATCACTCCGACTGAACACCTCTTTACCTATAATATGTTGGCGATGTGTAAATTTGAAGATAATATATCGACAACAAGCAGTTTGAAGCTTTTAGATTTGGCCAAGTCTAGCGTGGGACTCAGCGGCAGGACACTGCGGAAGATACCATTCTTAGCACACGCCCTCCACGTGAGGAGACAGACGATTGACTTTGGATCTTTTTTGAAAGCAATGAGCTTGACGATTGCGAATAGTCTCGCAGATAGCGAAACGTTTTGCCAGgatttgaaaaatgtaaaacTGGAATGA
- the Gbeta5 gene encoding guanine nucleotide-binding protein subunit beta-5, with product MAADTAVIVNSPGDTVESLLKEAEALKVKLEDERLKLNDVTLATVADRLEVISYMNIKPRRVLKGHQAKVLCSDWSPDKRHIVSSSQDGKMIIWDAFTTNKEHAVTMPTTWVMACAYAPSGTLVACGGLDNKVTVYPLSLEEDVSTKKRTVGTHTSYMSCCTFPNSDQQILTGSGDSTCALWDVESGQLLQSFHAHGADVMALDLAPSETGNTFVSGSCDKMVLIWDMRTGHVVQSFEGHQSDVNSVKFHPSGDAVATGSDDSTCRLFDLRADKEVAVYNKESIIFGVNSVDFSVSGRLLFAGYNDYTVNVWDTLKCARVCLLYGHENRVSCLQVSPDGTALSTGSWDYTLRVWA from the exons ATGGCGGCAGATACAGCAGTTATAGTCAACAGTCCCGGTGATACCGTCGAATCATTATTAAAAGAGGCTGAAGCTCTGAAAGTCAAGCTGGAAGATGAGCGTTTGAAGTTGAACGATGttacat tGGCCACAGTTGCAGACAGACTAGAAGTTATAAGCTACATGAACATAAAACCGAGGCGCGTACTCAAGGGTCATCAAGCCAAGGTGCTCTGTTCAGATTGGTCTCCTGACAAAAGACATATTGTCTCTTCATCGCAA GATGGTAAAATGATCATATGGGACGCATTCACAACTAATAAAGAGCATGCAGTCACTATGCCTACAACGTGGGTCATGGCATGTGCTTATGCTCCATCTGGCACACTGGTCGCTTGCGG aGGCTTAGATAACAAAGTGACCGTTTATCCGCTCTCTTTGGAAGAGGATGTATCTACGAAGAAGCGCACAGTCGGCACACATACGAGCTATATGTCTTGTTGCACTTTTCCAAATTCCGATCAACAG ATTTTAACCGGCAGTGGTGATTCAACGTGTGCGCTGTGGGATGTGGAATCGGGGCAACTGTTGCAAAGCTTTCACGCACACGGAGCTGATGTCATGGCTTTGGATCTGGCTCCGTCTGAGACTGGAAATACATTTGTATCTGGT AGTTGCGACAAGATGGTTTTAATTTGGGATATGCGTACTGGACACGTAGTGCAATCGTTTGAGGGACACCAATCTGATGTAAACAGTGTTAAGTTCCATCCGAGCGGAGACGCTGTGGCCACAGGATCCGACGACAGCACG TGTCGGCTGTTCGATTTGCGAGCTGATAAAGAGGTCGCTGTCTATAATAAGGAGAGTATTATATTTGGAGTGaattctgttgatttttcagttAGCG GTCGTTTATTATTCGCTGGATATAATGACTATACGGTCAATGTTTGGGATACGCTCAAGTGTGCCCGGGTTTGTCTTTTGTACGGACACGAAAACAGGGTTTCTTGTCTTCAAGTTTCTCCCGACGGTACCGCTCTATCTACCGGTAGTTGGGACTACACCCTTAGA gtatgGGCTTAA
- the LOC143915190 gene encoding uncharacterized protein LOC143915190 — MSERNLMNEEEYDSDLDFEINDNFTDTEDFIEDMEDTDSELEASENEDEEVYTSNHGFQFHDSEVSSHEEKKPEIIMFYNKTKGAVDTGDKMTSEYSCARSTRRWPFRVFMEMLDIAALNAYLLRAQKYPEWKANNRSRRKLFIRELSLELAMPNIVRRKKSTVKFHKQQQDAIDIAV, encoded by the coding sequence atgtctgaaagaaatttgatgaatgaagaggaatatgatagcgatctcgattttgaaataaatgataattttactgATACGGAAGATTTTATTGAAGATATGGAAGATACAGATTCGGAATTAGAGGCCAGTGAAAATGAAGACGAAGAAGTGTATACATCGAATCATGGATTCCAATTTCATGACAGTGAAGTGAGTAGTCATGAAGAAAAGAAGCcggaaataataatgttttataataaaacaaaaggcgCAGTAGATACCGGCGATAAAATGACAAGTGAGTATTCTTGTGCAAGATCAACAAGAAGATGGCCTTTTAGAGTGTTTATGGAGATGCTGGATATAGCTGCGCTAAATGCATATTTGCTAAGGGCGCAGAAATATCCAGAATGGAAGGCGAATAACAGAAGTcgacgaaaattatttattagagaacTTAGTTTGGAATTAGCTATGCCCAATATTGTAAggagaaaaaaaagtacagtAAAATTCCATAAACAACAACAGGATGCTATTGATATCGCAGTATGA